One region of Gossypium raimondii isolate GPD5lz chromosome 6, ASM2569854v1, whole genome shotgun sequence genomic DNA includes:
- the LOC105772455 gene encoding phospholipase D alpha 1 isoform X1 produces MARTSLHGNLHVTIYEVNKLEGGGFFRKLMANVEESIGIGKGSGKLYATIDLEKARVGRTRKVESDDPSWNESFHIYCAHMANDVIFTVKQAGSIGANVIGRAYLPVEDILSGEEVDRWIELKDEEKQNLENEAKIHVKIRYFDVTKDRNWNRGIVSRKFPGVPYTYYPQRHGCKVFLYQDSHIPDGFIPKIPLAGSKYYEAHRCWEDIFDAITNAKHLVYIAGWSVYTEIKLIRDSKRSKRGGDTKLGDLLKKKASQGVRVNVLIWDDRTSVGALKKDGLMATHDEETEKFFEDSDVNCVLCPRDPDDGGSIVQELQISTMFTHHQKIVVVDAAMPNGDTDRKRIVSFIGGLDLCDGRYDTPFHSLFRTLDTAHADDFHQPNFAEASINKGGPREPWHDIHCRLEGPIAWDVLFNFEQRWKRQGGKDVLLDIKDLEGTIIPPSPVTYPNDHETWNVQLFRSIDGGAAFGFPDSPEDAARAGLVSGKDQIIDRSIQDAYINAIRRAQNFIYIENQYFLGSSFDWSADDDDIKPEDINALHLIPKELCLKVVSKIRAGERFTVYAVIPMWPEGIPESGSVQAILDWQRRTMNMMYKEIAQALKSEGRDEDPRNYLTFFCLGNREMKKGGEYEPTETPEPDSNHARAQEARRFMIYVHTKMMLVDDEYIIIGSANINQRSMDGARDSEIAMGAYQPYHLSIRQPARGQVHGFRLALWYEHLGMLHNSFLTPESKECVKKVNQLADKYWDLFSKDDLDQDLPGHLLSYPIAISNDGNVSELPNFENFPDTKARILGAKSDYLPPILTT; encoded by the exons ATGGCGAGAACTTCACTTCATGGGAATTTACATGTTACCATCTATGAAGTTAATAAGCTCGAAGGTGGTGGATTCTTCCGAAAG TTAATGGCAAATGTTGAGGAATCGATCGGTATCGGCAAAGGATCAGGGAAGCTTTACGCGACCATTGATCTCGAGAAGGCTAGAGTTGGAAGGACAAGAAAAGTGGAAAGCGACGACCCTTCGTGGAATGAGTCTTTCCACATTTACTGCGCACATATGGCTAACGACGTAATCTTCACGGTCAAACAAGCCGGTTCTATTGGAGCAAACGTAATTGGCAGAGCATATTTGCCTGTTGAGGATATCTTATCAGGGGAAGAAGTGGATAGGTGGATTGAACTCAAGGATGAAGAGAAGCAAAACTTGGAAAATGAGGCTAAAATCCATGTCAAGATTCGTTATTTCGATGTTACCAAGGACCGGAACTGGAACCGTGGTATCGTAAGTCGTAAGTTTCCTGGAGTTCCGTATACTTATTATCCCCAGAGACATGGGTGTAAGGTGTTCCTATACCAGGATTCACATATACCTGATGGATTTATTCCGAAAATTCCTCTTGCTGGAAGCAAGTATTATGAGGCACATCGATGTTGGGAGGACATTTTCGATGCGATCACGAATGCCAAACACTTGGTTTACATTGCCGGTTGGTCTGTTTATACTGAGATCAAGTTGATACGAGATTCGAAGAGATCTAAGCGAGGGGGAGACACCAAGCTTGGTGACTTGCTTAAGAAGAAAGCAAGTCAAGGTGTTCGGGTTAATGTGCTTATTTGGGATGATAGAACATCTGTTGGTGCATTGAAGAAAGATGGATTAATGGCCACACATGATGAAGAAACTGAGAAATTCTTCGAGGACAGTGATGTCAACTGCGTGTTATGCCCTCGTGATCCCGATGACGGTGGATCTATCGTCCAGGAGTTGCAAATCTCCACCATGTTCACTCATCATCAAAAGATTGTTGTAGTGGATGCCGCGATGCCTAATGGAGATACGGATAGGAAACGAATCGTGAGCTTTATCGGCGGTCTTGATCTTTGCGATGGAAGATACGACACACCTTTTCATTCCCTTTTCAGGACTTTGGACACAGCTCACGCTGATGATTTTCATCAGCCAAACTTTGCTGAAGCTTCAATCAACAAAGGTGGTCCAAGGGAGCCTTGGCATGACATCCATTGTCGACTCGAAGGGCCAATTGCTTGGGATGTCTTGTTCAATTTCGAACAAAGATGGAAACGACAAGGAGGTAAAGACGTACTACTTGATATCAAAGACCTTGAAGGTACCATCATTCCCCCATCTCCAGTTACATACCCTAATGACCATGAGACTTGGAATGTACAACTATTTAGATCAATTGATGGCGGTGCCGCTTTTGGTTTCCCTGACTCTCCCGAAGATGCTGCCAGAGCTGGACTCGTTAGCGGAAAAGACCAAATCATCGATCGAAGTATTCAAGATGCTTACATTAACGCTATCCGACGAGCCCAGAACTTTATCTATATCGAAAATCAGTATTTCCTCGGAAGCTCCTTCGATTGGAGTGCTGATGATGATGACATTAAGCCTGAAGACATTAATGCTTTGCATTTGATTCCAAAAGAGCTTTGTCTTAAAGTAGTTAGCAAGATTCGAGCAGGAGAGAGGTTCACAGTGTATGCTGTAATCCCTATGTGGCCTGAAGGTATCCCAGAAAGTGGATCAGTACAAGCCATATTAGATTGGCAAAGGAGGACCATGAACATGATGTACAAAGAAATCGCTCAAGCTCTTAAATCGGAAGGACGTGACGAGGATCCTCGAAACTATTTAACATTCTTTTGTCTCGGCAACCGAGAGATGAAGAAGGGCGGAGAATATGAACCTACAGAAACACCGGAGCCTGATTCCAATCACGCTAGAGCTCAAGAGGCCCGTCGTTTCATGATCTATGTTCATACCAAAATGATGTTGG TTGATGATGAATACATAATAATTGGATCAGCCAACATCAACCAACGATCAATGGACGGTGCGAGAGACTCCGAGATAGCAATGGGGGCGTACCAACCATATCATTTATCGATTAGGCAACCAGCAAGGGGTCAAGTCCACGGTTTCCGTCTGGCGCTATGGTACGAGCACCTCGGCATGCTACATAACAGCTTCTTGACCCCAGAAAGCAAGGAATGCGTGAAGAAAGTGAACCAATTGGCTGACAAATATTGGGACCTATTCTCAAAGGACGACCTTGACCAGGACTTGCCTGGTCACCTACTAAGCTACCCCATTGCCATTTCTAATGATGGAAATGTATCTGAGCTGCCAAATTTTGAGAACTTCCCTGACACTAAGGCTCGTATTCTTGGTGCCAAATCTGATTATCTCCCACCTATACTCACCACCTAA
- the LOC105772454 gene encoding disease resistance protein SUMM2 — MGNCCSVQCSFENILLRGWDFIVGHANYVCKLKQTLPTLSSALQELRAQRNDVRRQVDLAEQRLLKPFEQIQLWLSKAETMITEAEELVSNGPQQMNNLYLGGCISKNCLSSYKFGKKVAKMLQEISDHKSKGAFEKVAENQPAASVVVRPIEQPVALESTIQKVWSCIVETDVGIIGLYGLGGVGKTTLLTKLNNKFSTTPNGFDVVIWALVSKDYNVGKIQERIGGNLGFSDDSWKNKSVDQKVTDIYGVLRNKRFVVLLDDLWDRVDLNQVGIPKPSQENGSKLIFTARSLEVCGEMGAQKKIKVECLEPGKAWELFQDKVGDEALNSHPDIPNLAKQVTERCGGLPLALITIGRAMACKTTLGEWNYAIEMLKRCALPKMENEVFPLLKFSYDNLPNATMKCCLLYCCLYPEDYCIPKKRLVEYWFCEGLLNGFDRISEAQMQGDHIIYSLISACLLENVGEIDGEDCVKMHDVIRDMALWITREFEATENNFFGKIGAQVFEEPNVKAWENIKRISMMENKIEVLKETPKCPNLRTLFLSQNELQVISDGFFQFIPHLTVLDLSGNLRLRALPVGISQLVCLECFNLSYTGIEELPAELKSLTKLKMLDLSYMHNLKKIPQHVISNFTKLQIFRMWLVQNRDYPNEDNVLYGGNEKLMEELRGLQHLNILSIPIKSMFCLERFLNINLFLCWTQALQLCDFRDSKIYNILCLKNLECLQTLSFSNCENMEEMKMEKLLINASCHHTLSTVEIYECDKLKDMSWLILAPNLRNLKIYLCDKMEEILNEGKLGEVAGVIGNPYAKSFFKLETPCLFWLPKLKSIYWDVLLFPCLKLIRINACRELKKLPLHSDSAKGNQLSIEGSKDWWATVEWENEATRDAFLPSFKSVPT, encoded by the coding sequence ATGGGCAATTGCTGCTCCGTACAATGTAGTTTCGAGAATATCCTTCTTCGTGGCTGGGATTTCATTGTTGGTCATGCTAATTATGTCTGCAAGCTTAAACAAACTCTTCCAACTTTATCTTCTGCTCTTCAAGAACTGAGGGCACAAAGAAATGACGTGCGAAGGCAGGTTGATCTTGCAGAACAACGACTATTGAAGCCATTTGAGCAAATTCAGCTATGGCTTTCAAAAGCAGAAACTATGATAACAGAGGCGGAGGAATTGGTTTCGAATGGTCCTCAACAAATGAATAACTTGTATCTCGGTGGCTGCATTTCCAAGAATTGCTTGTCTAGCTACAAGTTTGGTAAAAAAGTGGCCAAAATGCTTCAAGAAATAAGTGATCATAAGAGTAAAGGAGCTTTTGAGAAAGTAGCGGAGAACCAGCCCGCAGCTTCAGTGGTAGTAAGACCTATAGAGCAGCCGGTTGCTCTAGAATCCACAATCCAAAAGGTATGGAGTTGCATCGTAGAAACAGATGTGGGGATCATTGGCCTCTATGGCTTGGGGGGCGTTGGCAAGACAACACTCTTGACCAAGCTCAACAACAAGTTCAGCACCACACCGAATGGTTTCGATGTTGTTATCTGGGCACTGGTGTCTAAAGATTACAATGTTGGAAAGATTCAAGAGAGGATTGGTGGAAATCTTGGGTTTTCAGATGACTCATGGAAGAATAAAAGTGTTGACCAGAAAGTTACAGATATCTATGGGGTCTTGCGCAACAAGAGATTTGTTGTATTATTGGATGATTTATGGGACAGGGTGGATTTGAACCAAGTTGGGATACCAAAACCAAGCCAAGAAAATGGTTCCAAACTTATTTTTACTGCTCGATCTTTGGAGGTATGTGGCGAAATGGGAGctcaaaagaaaatcaaagtggAGTGCCTGGAACCGGGGAAGGCTTGGGAATTGTTCCAAGACAAGGTTGGAGATGAAGCTCTTAACAGCCATCCAGATATTCCAAACCTAGCTAAACAAGTAACTGAAAGGTGCGGTGGGCTGCCTCTTGCACTAATTACAATCGGTCGTGCCATGGCTTGCAAGACAACACTTGGGGAATGGAATTATGCAATTGAGATGTTGAAGCGATGTGCATTgccaaaaatggaaaatgaggtatttcCGCTTTTAAAATTCAGTTATGATAATTTGCCTAATGCTACAATGAAATGTTGTCTCTTATATTGTTGTCTGTATCCCGAAGATTATTGTATTCCCAAAAAGAGATTAGTGGAGTATTGGTTTTGTGAAGGGCTACTGAATGGATTTGATAGAATTAGTGAAGCTCAAATGCAAGGAGACCACATAATCTACTCTCTTATTAGTGCTTGTTTATTGGAAAATGTTGGTGAAATAGATGGAGAAGATTGTGTGAAGATGCATGATGTGATCCGTGACATGGCTTTATGGATTACACGTGAGTTTGAAGCAACagagaataatttttttggaaaaataggGGCTCAAGTATTTGAAGAACCAAATGTTAAGGCAtgggaaaatataaaaagaatatcaATGATGGAAAATAAGATTGAAGTTCTCAAAGAAACACCCAAATGCCCTAACCTTCGAACCTTGTTTCTTAGCCAAAATGAGTTGCAAGTGATCAGCGATGGTTTCTTCCAATTTATACCTCATCTAACTGTTTTAGATTTGTCAGGAAACCTTCGGTTACGAGCTCTACCCGTTGGAATTTCACAATTGGTTTGTCTAGAATGTTTTAATCTATCTTATACCGGTATAGAAGAGTTGCCAGCAGAGTTGAAATCGTTGACAAAACTAAAAATGTTGGACTTGAGTTATATGCACAATCTCAAAAAAATCCCACAACATGTGATATCTAATTTTACCAAGTTGCAAATATTCAGAATGTGGTTGGTGCAAAATAGAGATTATCCTAATGAAGACAATGTTTTGTATGGGGGTAATGAAAAGTTAATGGAGGAGTTGAGAGGTTTGCAACATTTGAATATACTATCGATACCGATAAAAAGCATGTTTTGTCTAGAAAGATTCTTGAACATTAACTTGTTTCTATGTTGGACCCAAGCACTTCAACTTTGTGATTTTAGAgactcaaaaatatataatattttatgcttaaaaaATTTGGAGTGTCTACAGACACTAAGTTTCAGcaattgtgaaaatatggaggagatgaaaatggaaaagcTGCTAATTAATGCTTCATGCCATCACACATTGAGCACAGTTGAAATTTATGAGTGTGACAAATTGAAAGATATGAGCTGGCTGATTCTTGCTCCAAATTTAAGAAATCTTAAGATATATTTGTGTGATAAAATGGAAGAAATATTGAATGAGGGAAAGCTTGGTGAAGTTGCAGGTGTGATTGGAAATCCATACGCTAAATCATTTTTTAAGCTTGAAACACCCTGCTTATTTTGGCTACCGAAGTTGAAGAGCATATATTGGGATGTCCTACTCTTTCCATGTCTAAAACTTATTCGTATAAATGCCTGCCGAGAACTGAAGAAACTTCCTCTCCACTCAGATAGTGCGAAAGGGAATCAACTCAGCATTGAGGGAAGCAAAGATTGGTGGGCAACAGTAGAATGGGAAAATGAAGCCACTCGAGATGCTTTTCTCCCTTCTTTCAAGTCTGTTCCTACATGA
- the LOC105772455 gene encoding phospholipase D alpha 1 isoform X2, with amino-acid sequence MARTSLHGNLHVTIYEVNKLEGGGFFRKESIGIGKGSGKLYATIDLEKARVGRTRKVESDDPSWNESFHIYCAHMANDVIFTVKQAGSIGANVIGRAYLPVEDILSGEEVDRWIELKDEEKQNLENEAKIHVKIRYFDVTKDRNWNRGIVSRKFPGVPYTYYPQRHGCKVFLYQDSHIPDGFIPKIPLAGSKYYEAHRCWEDIFDAITNAKHLVYIAGWSVYTEIKLIRDSKRSKRGGDTKLGDLLKKKASQGVRVNVLIWDDRTSVGALKKDGLMATHDEETEKFFEDSDVNCVLCPRDPDDGGSIVQELQISTMFTHHQKIVVVDAAMPNGDTDRKRIVSFIGGLDLCDGRYDTPFHSLFRTLDTAHADDFHQPNFAEASINKGGPREPWHDIHCRLEGPIAWDVLFNFEQRWKRQGGKDVLLDIKDLEGTIIPPSPVTYPNDHETWNVQLFRSIDGGAAFGFPDSPEDAARAGLVSGKDQIIDRSIQDAYINAIRRAQNFIYIENQYFLGSSFDWSADDDDIKPEDINALHLIPKELCLKVVSKIRAGERFTVYAVIPMWPEGIPESGSVQAILDWQRRTMNMMYKEIAQALKSEGRDEDPRNYLTFFCLGNREMKKGGEYEPTETPEPDSNHARAQEARRFMIYVHTKMMLVDDEYIIIGSANINQRSMDGARDSEIAMGAYQPYHLSIRQPARGQVHGFRLALWYEHLGMLHNSFLTPESKECVKKVNQLADKYWDLFSKDDLDQDLPGHLLSYPIAISNDGNVSELPNFENFPDTKARILGAKSDYLPPILTT; translated from the exons ATGGCGAGAACTTCACTTCATGGGAATTTACATGTTACCATCTATGAAGTTAATAAGCTCGAAGGTGGTGGATTCTTCCGAAAG GAATCGATCGGTATCGGCAAAGGATCAGGGAAGCTTTACGCGACCATTGATCTCGAGAAGGCTAGAGTTGGAAGGACAAGAAAAGTGGAAAGCGACGACCCTTCGTGGAATGAGTCTTTCCACATTTACTGCGCACATATGGCTAACGACGTAATCTTCACGGTCAAACAAGCCGGTTCTATTGGAGCAAACGTAATTGGCAGAGCATATTTGCCTGTTGAGGATATCTTATCAGGGGAAGAAGTGGATAGGTGGATTGAACTCAAGGATGAAGAGAAGCAAAACTTGGAAAATGAGGCTAAAATCCATGTCAAGATTCGTTATTTCGATGTTACCAAGGACCGGAACTGGAACCGTGGTATCGTAAGTCGTAAGTTTCCTGGAGTTCCGTATACTTATTATCCCCAGAGACATGGGTGTAAGGTGTTCCTATACCAGGATTCACATATACCTGATGGATTTATTCCGAAAATTCCTCTTGCTGGAAGCAAGTATTATGAGGCACATCGATGTTGGGAGGACATTTTCGATGCGATCACGAATGCCAAACACTTGGTTTACATTGCCGGTTGGTCTGTTTATACTGAGATCAAGTTGATACGAGATTCGAAGAGATCTAAGCGAGGGGGAGACACCAAGCTTGGTGACTTGCTTAAGAAGAAAGCAAGTCAAGGTGTTCGGGTTAATGTGCTTATTTGGGATGATAGAACATCTGTTGGTGCATTGAAGAAAGATGGATTAATGGCCACACATGATGAAGAAACTGAGAAATTCTTCGAGGACAGTGATGTCAACTGCGTGTTATGCCCTCGTGATCCCGATGACGGTGGATCTATCGTCCAGGAGTTGCAAATCTCCACCATGTTCACTCATCATCAAAAGATTGTTGTAGTGGATGCCGCGATGCCTAATGGAGATACGGATAGGAAACGAATCGTGAGCTTTATCGGCGGTCTTGATCTTTGCGATGGAAGATACGACACACCTTTTCATTCCCTTTTCAGGACTTTGGACACAGCTCACGCTGATGATTTTCATCAGCCAAACTTTGCTGAAGCTTCAATCAACAAAGGTGGTCCAAGGGAGCCTTGGCATGACATCCATTGTCGACTCGAAGGGCCAATTGCTTGGGATGTCTTGTTCAATTTCGAACAAAGATGGAAACGACAAGGAGGTAAAGACGTACTACTTGATATCAAAGACCTTGAAGGTACCATCATTCCCCCATCTCCAGTTACATACCCTAATGACCATGAGACTTGGAATGTACAACTATTTAGATCAATTGATGGCGGTGCCGCTTTTGGTTTCCCTGACTCTCCCGAAGATGCTGCCAGAGCTGGACTCGTTAGCGGAAAAGACCAAATCATCGATCGAAGTATTCAAGATGCTTACATTAACGCTATCCGACGAGCCCAGAACTTTATCTATATCGAAAATCAGTATTTCCTCGGAAGCTCCTTCGATTGGAGTGCTGATGATGATGACATTAAGCCTGAAGACATTAATGCTTTGCATTTGATTCCAAAAGAGCTTTGTCTTAAAGTAGTTAGCAAGATTCGAGCAGGAGAGAGGTTCACAGTGTATGCTGTAATCCCTATGTGGCCTGAAGGTATCCCAGAAAGTGGATCAGTACAAGCCATATTAGATTGGCAAAGGAGGACCATGAACATGATGTACAAAGAAATCGCTCAAGCTCTTAAATCGGAAGGACGTGACGAGGATCCTCGAAACTATTTAACATTCTTTTGTCTCGGCAACCGAGAGATGAAGAAGGGCGGAGAATATGAACCTACAGAAACACCGGAGCCTGATTCCAATCACGCTAGAGCTCAAGAGGCCCGTCGTTTCATGATCTATGTTCATACCAAAATGATGTTGG TTGATGATGAATACATAATAATTGGATCAGCCAACATCAACCAACGATCAATGGACGGTGCGAGAGACTCCGAGATAGCAATGGGGGCGTACCAACCATATCATTTATCGATTAGGCAACCAGCAAGGGGTCAAGTCCACGGTTTCCGTCTGGCGCTATGGTACGAGCACCTCGGCATGCTACATAACAGCTTCTTGACCCCAGAAAGCAAGGAATGCGTGAAGAAAGTGAACCAATTGGCTGACAAATATTGGGACCTATTCTCAAAGGACGACCTTGACCAGGACTTGCCTGGTCACCTACTAAGCTACCCCATTGCCATTTCTAATGATGGAAATGTATCTGAGCTGCCAAATTTTGAGAACTTCCCTGACACTAAGGCTCGTATTCTTGGTGCCAAATCTGATTATCTCCCACCTATACTCACCACCTAA
- the LOC128031843 gene encoding probable disease resistance protein At1g12290 — protein sequence MGNCCSVQIGLENFIIRGLDSIAGHANYICKLKQTLPTLSAALQELRAQRNDVQRQVAVAEQRLLKRLERVQLWLSKAETMIIEAERVVEDGPQQMNNLYLGGCASKSCLSSYKFGKKVAKMLQEINDHMSKGAFEKVAENQPATSVVVRPEEQPIALESTIQKVWSCIVDKDVGVIGLYGLGGVGKTTLLTQINNKFSTTPNGFDVVIWALVSKDYDVGKIQDRIGGNLGFSDGSWKNKSVDQKATDIYGVLRSKRFVVLLDDLWKRVDLNQVGIPKPSQENGSKLIFTTRSLEVCGEMGAGKKIKVECLESKKAWELFQDKVGHETLNSHPDIPNLAKQVAERCGGLPLALITIGRAMACKTTPGEWKYAIEMLKRSALPKVEEEVFPLLKFSYENLPITMKSCLLYCCMYPEDYRIPRKRLTEYWFCEGLLNEFDRISEAQMQGDYIISSLLSACLLERGGEIGGEDCVKMHDVIRDMALWITCELEASENKFFVKTGVQLLEEPDVKAWEDAKRMSVMKNKIEVLRGTPNCPNLKTLFLRENKLEVISDGFFHFIPHLTVLNLSENRTIRALPKGISQLIALECLDLSYTGITELPIELKSLKKPKMLELSYMYYLRKIPPHLITSFSKLQIFRMNHCQITEDYPEEDNVLNGNNELLIEELKSLQHLNIIRIWIKGMSALERFLSFHLFRSYTQALQLSNFRESNVFNVLCLENMEHLEELCFQYCESTEEMKMEKLSTSINYAPCFPTLNRVSILNCNKLTDVTWLILAPNLRFLSIYGCAKMEEILSEEKLGEVTDVVGIPNPKPFMKLETLDLGNLPELKSIYWDTLPFPCLKTICLWWGCPKLEKLPLNSHTTEGNQVTILGREDWWATIEWENEATAGDAFLPSFRTVFK from the coding sequence ATGGGCAATTGCTGCTCAGTCCAAATTGGTTTAGAGAATTTCATCATTCGTGGCTTGGATTCCATTGCTGGCCATGCTAATTACATATGCAAGCTTAAACAAACTCTTCCAACTTTATCTGCTGCTCTTCAAGAACTTAGGGCACAAAGGAATGATGTGCAAAGGCAGGTTGCTGTGGCTGAACAACGACTATTGAAGCGACTTGAGCGAGTTCAGCTATGGCTTTCAAAAGCGGAAACTATGATAATAGAGGCTGAAAGAGTGGTTGAAGATGGCCCTCAACAAATGAATAACTTGTACCTCGGCGGCTGTGCTTCCAAGAGTTGCCTGTCTAGCTACAAGTTTGGTAAAAAAGTGGCCAAAATGCTTCAAGAAATAAATGATCACATGAGTAAGGGAGCTTTTGAGAAGGTAGCGGAGAATCAACCCGCAACTTCAGTGGTAGTTAGACCTGAAGAGCAGCCGATTGCTCTAGAATCCACAATCCAAAAGGTATGGAGCTGCATTGTGGACAAAGATGTGGGGGTCATTGGCCTCTATGGCTTAGGGGGTGTTGGCAAGACAACACTCTTGACCCAAATTAACAACAAGTTCAGCACCACACCGAATGGTTTCGATGTTGTTATCTGGGCTTTGGTGTCTAAAGATTACGATGTTGGAAAGATTCAAGATAGGATTGGTGGAAATCTTGGGTTTTCGGATGGCTCATGGAAGAATAAAAGTGTTGACCAGAAAGCTACAGATATTTATGGGGTCTTGCGCAGCAAGAGATTTGTTGTATTATTAGATGATTTATGGAAGAGGGTGGATTTGAACCAAGTCGGGATACCAAAACCAAGCCAAGAAAATGGttccaaacttattttcacTACTCGGTCTTTGGAAGTATGTGGCGAAATGGGAGctggaaagaaaatcaaagttgAGTGCCTGGAATCGAAGAAGGCTTGGGAATTGTTCCAAGACAAGGTTGGACATGAAACTCTTAATAGCCATCCAGATATTCCAAACCTAGCTAAACAAGTAGCTGAAAGGTGCGGTGGGTTGCCTCTTGCACTAATTACAATCGGTCGTGCCATGGCTTGCAAGACAACGCCTGGAGAATGGAAATATGCAATTGAGATGTTGAAGCGATCTGCATTACCAAAAGTGGAAGAAGAGGTATTTCCacttttaaaattcagttaTGAGAATTTGCCTATCACTATGAAATCTTGCCTGCTATATTGTTGCATGTATCCGGAAGATTATCGTATTCCTAGAAAGAGATTAACAGAGTATTGGTTTTGTGAAGGGTTGTTGAATGAATTTGATAGAATTAGTGAAGCTCAAATGCAAGGTGACTACATTATTAGCTCTCTTCTTAGTGCTTGTTTATTGGAAAGAGGTGGTGAAATAGGTGGAGAAGATTGTGTAAAGATGCATGATGTGATTCGTGACATGGCTTTATGGATAACATGCGAGCTTGAAGCAAGtgagaataaattttttgtaaaaacagGGGTTCAATTACTTGAAGAACCAGATGTTAAGGCATGGGAAGATGCAAAAAGAATGTCAGTGATGAAGAATAAGATTGAAGTTCTCAGAGGAACACCTAATTGTCCTAACCTTAAAACATTGTTTCTTAGAGAAAATAAGTTGGAGGTGATCAGCGATGGCTTCTTCCACTTTATACCTCATCTAACTGTTCTCAACTTGTCAGAAAACAGAACGATTAGAGCATTGCCTAAGGGAATTTCTCAATTGATTGCACTAGAATGTCTTGATCTATCTTATACTGGTATAACAGAGCTGCCAATAGAGTTGAAATCCTTGAAAAAACCGAAGATGTTGGAATTGAGTTACATGTACTATCTCAGAAAAATCCCACCACATCTGATAACTAGTTTTTCCAAGTTGCAAATATTTAGAATGAATCATTGCCAGATAACTGAAGATTATCCAGAGGAAGACAATGTTCTAAATGGGAATAATGAACTTCTCATAGAGGAATTGAAAAGCTTGCAACATTTGAACATAATAAGAATTTGGATAAAAGGCATGTCTGCACTAGAAAGATTTCTAAGCTTCCACTTATTTCGAAGCTACACTCAAGCACTGCAATTGAGTAATTTTAGAGAATCAAATGTGTTCAATGTTTTATGCTTAGAAAATATGGAGCATCTAGAGGAATTATGTTTCCAATATTGTGAAAGTACAGAAgagatgaaaatggaaaagcTTTCTACAAGTATTAATTATGCTCCATGCTTTCCCACATTGAACCGCGTTTCAATTCTGAATTGTAACAAATTGACAGACGTGACCTGGTTGATTCTTGCTCCAAATCTAAGGTTTCTTTCCATTTATGGATGTGCAAAAATGGAAGAAATACTAAGTGAGGAAAAACTTGGTGAAGTTACAGACGTGGTTGGAATTCCAAACCCAAAACCATTTATGAAGCTTGAAACACTTGACTTAGGCAATCTACCAGAATTGAAGAGCATATACTGGGATACCCTACCCTTCCCATGTCTGAAAACTATTTGTCTATGGTGGGGATGTCCAAAATTGGAGAAGCTTCCTCTCAACTCTCACACTACAGAAGGGAATCAGGTCACCATTTTGGGAAGGGAAGATTGGTGGGCAACTATAGAATGGGAGAACGAAGCCACCGCCGGTGATGCATTTTTGCCCTCTTTTAGAACtgtttttaaatga